GTTACCGGTTCCCCAGAAAAATAGCCATAATTAACGATCTTGCCAGCGTCTGGATCCGACTTAGTCGTTGCCAAAAATAACGTACTGTAGAGTTCTTCTGGACTGAGATTTTTGCCCAGTCGCTCAGCAAATTCCTTAAAAATATCTGACCAGGCATTAATATCAGACGAACAATTATTAACATGAACCATTGCCACAGGTAACCCGGCTGGTGTAGCTACTACATCAATATCTTGATGAACTTTTTGCAAGGCTTGATCCAAAACAACCATTGAAAATTCTGACGTGCCAACAGAGATATTCCCAGTTCTAACTCGAACACTATTGGTACTAATCATCCCCGTACCAGCATCACCTTCAGGAGGTGCCATGATACTACCTGGCTCAAGAGTCCCAGTAGGATCCAATAATTTTGCACCTTTAGCTGTTAAGTGCCCAGCTACCTGACCTGCAGTTAACACTTCTGGTAAGATGTCTTCAATTTGCCACGAATATTTTTTAACTGCTGGCAAAAGGTTAAATTGCTCAATTTTCTCACTATCGAAATGAGCACTTGCATCCACTGGAAACATTCCAGAGGCATCACCAACTCCAATATTTTTTTCACCAGATAGTTGCCAATGAACATACCCCGCTAATGTCGTCATATATGCGATATCTTTGACATGCTCTTCATCCTGTAAGATTGCGTGATATAAATGTGCTACACTCCAACGAAGTGGTATGTTGAAATTAAATAGTTCGGTTAGTTCAGCTGCTGCATCGGCCGTAGTCGTATTACGCCACGTTCTAAATGGAACAAGTAGCTGATCATCTTGATCAAAGACAAGATAACCATGCATCATTGCACTAATTCCTATTGCGCCAATCTTTTTCAGCTTAACATGGTACTTACCATTAACATCTGCAGCTAGTTGCGCATAACTTTGTCTTAATCCAGTCCAAATCTCATCATCGGTATAGCTCCATATACCATCCTTTAAACTGTTTTCCCATTGAAATGTTCCCGTTGCAATTGGCTTAAAGCTATCATCAATTAATACAGCTTTAATCTGAGTCGACCCAAATTCAATTCCTAAAGCCGTTTTACCTGACTGAATTAATTCAGCCGTTTCTGTGATATTCACTAGACCACCTCTATAACTCAAAACTCACTTATTGTGATTTGTTCCTGCTTCTTCAATTTCTTCTAAAGTATGACCCTTAGTTTCTGGCACAAAGAATTTAACAAACAAAACTCCTAAAATACAGATAACGCCAAAAATGCCAAAAACCATTTCTTGTGACATAGAAGCTGTCATCATTGGAAACAATAATCCTACTGCCCAGGAACCAACCCAGTTAAGCGATGACGCTAGGCCAGAAGCCCGTCCACGGATTGCTAACGGAAATATTTCTCCAACTAATACCCAAGTTAATGGCGCCCATGTAAACGAATAGAATGCAACATAGATACATAAAAAGACTACGATCATTATTGGGTTAGCATGTGGATTAATAATATTAATTACAGATGGCAATAAGAATGAAAGTCCCATTACTGTGCCACCTAAGATTAATAGCGTACGCCGATTAAACTTTTCAGCAATAGCAATGTAAACTAGAGAGCCAGTCACTAGAATTATTCCTTGAATAATCGGCCACATTAAAGCAGAACTCGCCTTACTACCAGTAGCCTTTTCAACAATTAATGGAATATAGTAAAATATCGCATTAGCGCCTTGGAATTGTTGGAAAGCTGCTACACCGACACCAGCTATCACTAAGTAACGATACTTGCTACTAAATAACGAACCCCAAGTGGTTTTTTCAGATGCTGAATTTTCTTGCTCAGCTGCTAGCTTGATTTCATTTATTTCTGTTGAAATTTCTTCATCATTTTTTCTGATATATGACAGAACTTGACGAGCTTGTGCCTCCTTACCATGTTTAATTAAAAATCGTGGTGACTCTGGTAAACGCAGAACTCCTAAAAATAAGATAACTGCTGGAACTGCAGCCAGACCCAACATCAAACGCCAATTCCAAGGTTCCGGCAATCCCTTTAATAAAAAGTCCATAATATATGACAAAAGCATTCCAGAAGTTATCATCGTTTGATTCAAACCAGACAAACTTCCACGAGCATTAGCAGGGGCCATCTCTGACATATAAGCTGGAACTAGTGCTGATGCTGCACCTACTGCTAAACCTAATAAAACTCTGATAATTATTAAATAAGTTGAACCATTATTTGGTGATAACATCGACATAATAGAGAATAAGGCAAAGATAACTGCTGAAATTAAAATCATTTTTCTTCTACCCAATTTATCAGACAATTGACCAGCTACAGATCCACCAAAAATTGCACCAAACATAACTGCAGACGTAATCCAACCAACGATTGTGGCATTAGTCAGATTCCAATCATTTTGTAAGAAAGGCAATGCACCAGTCATCACTCCTATATCATAACCAAATAAAATCCCACCAAAAGAACCAAAAAAGTAAACATAGTTACTAGATATTTTCTTATTTTTTTGTTCGACCAAAACTATCCTCCTACTACAAAGTTCTGTTTTTTGTAATCGATTTCATAGTACATTTATTCATCATGATTTACAATAGCAGCAAAAATTCATTCGAATGATTTTTGCAAAAATAAATATTTTAAATTCTTTTAAAACCTGTATTTTATTAAACTTAAAAATTTTATTTATTTTTTTAGAGTATTTACTTAACCAATTTTTCAATCACATATGTGCTATAATTATTGGTAATATAGGTTATTTAATCTATTAAAAGCGACAAAACAAAAGATTCAAACCTAATCAAGTTATTCATAAAAATATAATCGAATAAATTTTGAAAGAAAACTAAATGAAAAGCGACTATCTCATAATCAAAGAAAAAATAAAAAAAGAAATAACTTTTGGCAACTTCAAAGTTAATCAAAAGCTCCCAACAGAAAATGAATTAATGTCACGCTTTGACATGTCACGCTATGCGGTTCGCAAGGCTCTAACTGAACTACAAAACGAACATTTAATTTACAAAGTTCAGGGTAGCGGGATGTTTATTCAAGATTGGAATAAAAAATGGCAGGTTAACCCAGAAAGCAAAACTATTGGGTTAATCTGCACACACATTGCTGATTATATTTTTCCAAAAATCATTTCTCAAATCGATGCAGAGATTGGTGAACAAGAATACTCACTCTTGTTAGCCAATACTCATAATCATCCTGAAAAAGAACGTGAAAGCTTAATTAAATTGCTTGATTCACAAGTTGCTGGTCTAATTATCGAGCCTAGCGAAAGCGCAAAACCTAGTCCCAATCTTGATATCTATCAGCGAATCGCCAAAAGCAAAATTCCATTACTTTTTATTAACGCTGAATATTCCGGCTTGAAATTTCCATCAATTACTAATGATGATCGCTCTGCTGAAAAGAAACTAATTAAATATCTGCTTGATTTAGGCCATCGGTATATTTTGGGTATTTTTCAAGTTGATGATCTCCAAGGAGTTCATCGTATGGAGGGTTTTGCTCAAGCATATCAAGAAAGTAATGCTAATTTATCTAATAGTAATATTATCATGTATAGTTCACATGACTCCTTTCAAACTATTAGCAAGAAAATTGATTTGTATCTGAAAAGTACTGATTCTTTACCAACCGCTATTGCCTGTTATAACGATAGCTTGGCCGTTCAAGTACTTGATATGCTAAGAAAAAGAAAAATTAATGTTCCTCATAATATCTCATTAGTCGGTTTCGACGATTTTGATTCTGCGGCTTATTTAACGCCAAGCATAACTACCATGAATTACGAACGCACTACCGTTGGGAAAGAAGCTGGCCGTGGAATTTTGAAATTGATTCAAGGACAAAAGTTTAATTCAATCGTTCATCAGCCAAAAATGAAAATCCGTACGTCCGTTGATGTACCAGTTAGATAATTTAAAAAGGCCACTAGAATATAGTGACCTTTTTATAGCTATTAATTTTTTATGCATATAAAATTTTAGAAATAAAATCCTTAGTTCTCTCATGCTGGGCATTTTCAAAAATTTCTTTAGGAGTATTTTCTTCTAATACCTGGCCTTCATCAACAAATAAAACTCGATCAGCTACTTGCTTGGCAAAACCCATTTCGTGAGTAACTACAACCATTGTCATACCTGCTTTAGCCAATCCCTTCATAACCTTTAGAACCTCTTCAACCATTTCCGGATCCAAAGCTGAAGTTGGTTCGTCGAATAGTAAAGCTTTCGGATGCATTGCAAGTGCACGGACAATTGCAATCCGTTGTTGCTGACCACCACTTAATGAGGTTGGATAACTATCTTTTTTATCAACAAGTCCTACCTGATTCAACAATTCAATAGCTTCCTTAGTAGCAGTTTCATTATCTTCATGTTTAACAGTTTTTGGGGCATGGATAATATTTTCCATAACAGTATAATGAGGAAACAGATTAAATTGTTGAAATACCATACCAATTTTTTCATGTGTTTGCCTGGTTACTTCAGCTTTTACCTTTCCTGACACAACCTCGCCATCAACTAAAATTTTTCCACTAGTAGGCTGTTCAAGTAAGTTCATCTGTCTAAGCATGGTACTCTTGCCAGATCCAGACGGCCCGATAATAACTACAACCTCACCATCATTAACTGTCAAGTTAACTCCTTTTAAGATTATATTATCACCATATTTCTTAACAACATTACGCAACTCGATCATTAACTTTCAGTTTCCTTTCAATAAATGACAAACCAACATTCAAAATCCATGTCATTAGTAAATATAGCAACGAGGCGATAATCATTGGTTGCAGTCCTAAAGCAGTTGACCCTCTCACGGTTTGCGCACTAAACATTAAATCAGAAATTCCCAATACAGATACCAAAGACGAATCTTTAATATTGCCAATAAGTTGATTGCCTAGTGCGGGCAAAATATTCTTAAACGCTTGTGGCAAGATTATATCAGTCATAACCCGTGACTTGGACATTCCTAAACTCAGTGCAGCCTCTGTTTGTCCTTGTGGCAAAGACTCAATCCCCGAGCGAATAATTTCCGCAATATAAGCTGCTGAATAAAGAGTTAAGCTGATAACTCCCGTCATAAAATCTGGAATATTGATTCCTAAAACCATGGGTAATCCAATATAAACAATATAAATTTGAACTAGTAAAGGCGTATCACGAATAAATCCGATATACATCTTAGCAATTACAGAAACCAGTTTTATTTGGGAACGTTTCATCAATGCAACAATGATTCCCAAGATTAAACCCAAAATAATTGAAATTACCGCCAGTTCGATAGTAACCTTTACCCCAGTAAGGAATAGCACCCAATACTTACTTAAAAATGAAAAACTTTGTAACATATTTTCACATCCACATATCTATTTCTTACTTAACTTTTTTGGCGTAATCAATTACCCATTGTGCATATTGTGCCTTATTTTCAGTAACCACCTTATTAACTGTCTTCACAAGATCTGAACTTGCATTCTTGGGCATTGCAATTGCAGCACCAAGGCTTGAATCTTTATGTCTAAATGAAGTTATCTGTAATTTAGGATTCTTTCTTGCTAAAATCGTTGCTGTTGGCACATCGATCGAACAAGCATCAGCTTTACCATTATTAACTGCTAAGGCTAGATCAGTAACTTTACTGAGCTTCTTAAATTTTGCTTTAGGATAAAGCTTTTTAAGCATTTCCTCTTGAGTTGAATTATTCACAACTGCAATTGTTGCATTGGCAAAATTCTTTGTATTCTCATACTTTTTAGCTTCAGACTTACGAACTAGCAAAGTATTCGTACTACGGTAATATACCTTACTAAACTTTGCTCCCTGTTTTCGCTCTGGCGTAGGGCTCATTGCCGTAATCAGCATGTCAACTTTGTTACCCTGCAAAGCTGGTAATAATCCATCAAAGTCCATCGTCTTTATCTTATATTTAACCCCTAATTCTTTGGCAACCTTTTTTATTAACGGAATATCAGCTCCCTGCACTACATTATCAGAATTTTGAAATTCGTACGGTGGATTTGAGTTAATCATTCCAATCGTTAACGTTCCTTTATCCTTAATTGAACTGACTGATGTTTCATTATTCTTTTTGCTGCAACCTGAAAGCATAACTAATGCCATTCCTAGAGTTACCATTACAATTAATAATTTTTTATAAAATTTATTTTTCATAATTTTATCCTCCTGCTATTAATAATCTTATTTTTATCTAATTTATATAAAATTATAACCTTAAAATCACATTAAGTAAACAACTTTAAGCAATTTACATTCGCAATTTATCACTGTAATATCAATAAATACAGAAAATATTATTAATTTGTATTAAAAAATATATAACGGCTTATTTTTTGTAATATATATTTATATAAAAAAGATTTAACTTGAACTTTACGTGTTCAAATTAAATCTTTTAATTTTATTAATCTGATAATCCTAATTAAAATTTCTAAATATGGAATTCATACCGATTAGAATCAATATACTGTCTTCCTACATGAACAATATTGCCTTTTTCATCAACTACTGTTGCCTTTAACATTAACAATGGAAAGCCAAGTGATTTTTCCAAATACTTCGCCTCATTATAATTAGCTAAAGCAATTGAAATGACCACATCACTTGAAGATAACTTCTTTATCCCATATTTATTATGCAATACTTGATAAAGCGATAAAGTAAGATCTTCATTTCTAAGTTCTCCAAATTTCGGTAACGGAAAATAATTGCACTCAAGCATTACCGGATCGTCTTCAATCAAGTGTACACGTTCAATCATTAATGAACGCTCTGTTTCTAAAACATCCTTTAAATCATCAGGAGTGATTACCTCTTTAATCTCAATTGTTTTCGCACTTGGATTAAAGCCTTCCTTTTTTGCCGTTTTAGAGAAGCTTTCAACTCTAGAAGACTTAACAATTCTTCTAACTGTTTGCGGTTTACGAACAAAGGTTCCTACTCCTTGTACTTTTTCGACTAGACCATCTTTGACTAGTCCCTTAATTGCTTTTCTCAGAGTGACTCGGCTAACACCAAATTGTTCACACAATGCAAATTCATTTGGTAATTTACTATTAATCGGATATTCTCCAGAAATAATTTTCTGTCTGATTTTTTCCATTACTTGTGAATATAAAGATCCTGTTTTTGTCAATTTATTCTCACCTATCACTCAAAAATACAATTTTAGTGCCTTTTAGGACAAACTAAAGTAGTCAAATTCAATTATATTATTAAATATAATAAAAGAGAACTCTAAAAGCAACAGAGTTCTCTTTTACTTAGTTATATTTGAACCTACTAAATTAATAAGTTAACTTCCACATGTAGCGACGCTTAGTCAATGGGTGCTTTCTTGCAATGGCTAATTCTTCAGCATATACCCGCATTACACCTGTCAAAATCATTGGATTGAAGTAGTCAATGACATTTTCACTAGCAATCTCGTTTAGACCATAGTCTTTAGCATCGATATTAGTAATTTTAGCGTCAAATCTTTGCATGAAAGTCAATGCTCTAGCGTCAAGGTGACGTGTACTGCCATCGTTCATAAATAGTAAGTATGGTGCGTCAGTTTCTGTTAGTTCAAACGGACCGTGGAAATATTCACCAGTATTAATTGTAGGAGCAGCAATCCATTGCATTTCCATAAATAGGAATGAGGCAGTTGAATAGGCTGCACCAAAGGTAGCACCACTACTTAAAACGTAAATAGTTTTTTCATCCTTATATTTTTCAGCAAATTCTTTAGCTGCAGGACCAACAGATTTAACTGCATTTTCAATCAAATCTGGCATACCATCAAAGGCTTTAACTGCTTCATCGTAATAATCATATCCTTCAAATTCTTTAACAATTTCAATTGCCAAAGCTAAACAATATGACATCTTTTCTACTTTTTCGGCATAATTCTTGTGGAATCCATGAATAATCTTATATTGAGTTTCCTTAATAATTGGTGATTCTTCACTATTAGAAAGTGATACTACATGTGCACCTAATTCTCTTGCCTTCTTAGTTGCGGCTACTGATTCAGGGGTTGTACCACCCAATGATGCAGTAATAACTACAGTATGTTCACCAATACCTTTAGGTGTATCATAATTAAATTCATTTGCCGTATGAATTGATGTCAACAAGTTTTCACTTTCATGAGAAATAAAGTAATAACCTGGATAAAGATCTGCCATTGAAGCACCACAGCCTACAAACAGGACCCGATCAATTTTAGGTTGATTCTTCTTTATATCCTTAACAATTGTTCTAACTTTTTCAAAATCCATAATTTAAAATCTCCTATAAATACTTAGTAATAAACTATTTAAAGATGCCTAAAACACTTAACAAAATACCACCGACAATACAGATAACCATAATCCAAGCAGTGTTTACCTTCTTTTTAATTAGGTAAAACATTACCATCGTAAATGCTAATGGCAACATCTGTGGAAAAATCGAATCTAACGTCTTTTGCAATACAAAAGATTTACCAAATTTAACAGGCGTTGTAATCCCAATCATGGTAGCAATCATTGCCCCAATGACCATTAATCCAATGACATTCATCAGCGACATAATTCGGTTAATTGTACCGTTACCAATCAACTTTTGAATATTCTTTTTACCTTCAAGATAGCCCCATTTACCGCCCCAATAGGTAACAAGGGCTGACGGGATAATTGAAATCAACATAGCTAGGATCGGACCGAAAATATTGCCTTGTTGAGCCATATTTATTCCCAATCCAAAGGCAACAATCTTAATCGTTCCTTGGAAAAGCGAGTCACCAATACCAGACAAAGGTCCCATTAATGAAGTTTTAACACCATTAATTGAATCTGGGTCAAAAGTATCTGGATTTGCGGCATATTCTTCTTCCATCGCAGAAGATAATCCCAAAACAAATGACGTTAACTGCGGGGTACAGTTAAAGAAAGCCATGTGGCGATGATATGCTTCTTTTTTCTTGTCCAATTTTTCAGGAGTTGCTGGCTCTTTACCATAGATTTCATCAATCGTTGGTGCCATTCCGTACATGAATCCCATATTCATTTGTGCTTCATAATTCCAAGAAGTTTGAATTGCCCATGACCGCCAGAAGAATTGCCAAAACTTATGACGCAATTTTTTATTAGTTTGTTTTTCTTCAGTCATAATTTCCTCCTATAATTCTTCTAAATCATCTAGATCATCGGCTTTTTCAGCCGTAGCAGCTTCTGGATTTGCCGAATTATCATTACCCATAAATTTGTTAAGAACGATTGCTAATAAAACTGCAAAGATAGCAACACCAATGACAGATAAGTTACCATAGGCTGCAATAAAGAATCCTATAAATAAGTAAACTGCATTTTTCTTAGTAATCATCGTTGACATCAGTAATGCAAACCCATATGCTGGCAAAATCTTACTTGCTAAGGTCAACCCATCTGTTAACCAAGCTGGAATCATATGGACAAGGCTAGTAACTATGTCAGTTCCCAGATAAATAGCAAAGAATACGGGAATAAAGTATAACAATCCATAAATAATTGGACCATAGACAATATGGTAATTCCTAGCTTTGCGAAATTTCCCCTGATCAATCGCTCTATTCACCAAACCATTAAATGAAGAAAACAACATTCTAACTACAATAGCTACTAATTGACCTAAAACTGCAACAGGTAATGCCACTGTTAGTGCCACTTGAGCTCTCGTATGTGACAAAATTGCAAATGCTGAAGCAACTACAGAACCTAAAACCCAATCTGGAGGAACTGCAGCACCAACTTGAACTACCCCCATCGTTACCAGCTGCAAAGTGGCTCCAACTAATAAACCTTTAGATACGTCTCCTAATGCTAATCCAACTAAAGTACTAACAACTAATGGCTGCTCAAAATTTTCACGTCCAAGTAGCCTTGAATCAAACATTGCAAATACACCTATCAAGGCGACAACAAATGCTTTCCAGAACATAACAAATCCCTCCTTTTAGAGAATTTTATTTAAAAATTCCTTTCCAGATGATGGAACTTGCTGCATTACGATATCGATGCCTTGATCACACATTTTTTTAGTTAGATCAACTTCTTCTGGTGTTAAGAACACGGCATTACTGTAACGTTTCGCATTGGGACGATCTGGTATACCACCATAATTGATTTCATCTACATGTCCATAAGCCTCAACAAATTTCGCTAGCTCCGAAACTTGTGCAAAGATAAGCATAACATTATCTTTAAGTGCCTTAATTTGTTCCATTTTAGCTATTGCTGCATCAACACTGAAAACATTCAATTTGATATCTTCTGGTTTAGCCAGTTTTAAAGACATCTTCTTAAAATCATCATTTGCGGTTGCTGTATCAATCACAATAATTCGTTCTATGCTAGCAAACTTTGACCATGAAAAGATTACCTGTCCATGAAGTAATCGATGATCGACCCTAATCAGCTTTATCATAATATATTCACCTCATCTTGAATTTTAGAATTTACTTTTGACTAATAAAGACTCCTTTCTCACCAATAAAAGTACTAGATAAGCCTTTTATCAAGCTTTTACTTTTGGAATCATTATTCGATACCCGTTAAAGATACCTCAATAAAATCTTTACTTTTTATGACGTATTAACACGTACACCATTATATTATTACAAAATATATAATTTGTAAACACTTTCTGTGATATTAATTAATTTTAGCGAAGCTTTATTAAAAATATCTTTATTATCTATAGGTTTCTTTCCACATATATCTACGTGTTTCAAAGCTTTCATTAGTTGCATAAGATAATTGGCGCATATAAACATTGTTAAGAATCGAAGAGAAAAGCGAGTGATTAAAATACGGCGAAATGCTTTCTTTCAAATCATCTAAACCAATTTCTTTACCATCTAAAACATATAATTTTTTACCACCAAATCTTTGCTCAAATTTAAGAGCTCGCTCATCCTCTGGTCTAGTTTTTCCAGTCGCTAATAACTGAAAAATTGATTTATTCTTATCAGTAACTTCAAACGGTCCATTGAAATATTCATAACTATGAATGGTCGGTGAATTCAATTGCAACATTTCTTCTAGGTTACAGATCGAAAAGACATAGGCAGCACCCATTGTGGGGCCACTAGCGATTACATAGATAGTTTTTTCAGTTTTATTTAAATCAGCCCATTCTTTAGCAAGAGGAGTTGTATAGTCAACAGCTTTACGATACATCGGATCTAGAACATCAAAGGCTTGCATTGCATCAGCATAATCTTGATAACCTTCGACTTCGTTAACCAAGTTCATTGCTATATCTAATCCAATACTTGCATTTACGCGTTCTAATCTACTTTCATCAAGTGCCAAACTTTCATACTTGATCTTAAAATCTGCAACTTCTACCAACTCCGATTTATCAACATACAAAGCAATTGTAGTTGCACCATGGTCACGAGCCACTTTAGCTGCTTCGATTGTTTCATACGTTCCACGCATTGAACACAAAACCACTAAAGTATTCTGATCAAGATTTTTAGGTGCTGCATAAATAAATTCACCACTTGTGAACATACTTGAAAAAACACCTTGGGATTCCTGCTGCATAAAATAATTAGCACCGTAGAAGCCACCAAATGAGCCTCCAGCACCTACCCATAAAACTTGTTTTAATGTTCCTTTTGAATTAACTTTTGCAATAGCTGCTTTAACAGTTTGCTTAACTTCTTCTTGAATTTTCATATATTTCTCCTATTAAAACAAAACGTGTTAA
This DNA window, taken from Lactobacillus sp. ESL0684, encodes the following:
- a CDS encoding sugar isomerase, which translates into the protein MKIQEEVKQTVKAAIAKVNSKGTLKQVLWVGAGGSFGGFYGANYFMQQESQGVFSSMFTSGEFIYAAPKNLDQNTLVVLCSMRGTYETIEAAKVARDHGATTIALYVDKSELVEVADFKIKYESLALDESRLERVNASIGLDIAMNLVNEVEGYQDYADAMQAFDVLDPMYRKAVDYTTPLAKEWADLNKTEKTIYVIASGPTMGAAYVFSICNLEEMLQLNSPTIHSYEYFNGPFEVTDKNKSIFQLLATGKTRPEDERALKFEQRFGGKKLYVLDGKEIGLDDLKESISPYFNHSLFSSILNNVYMRQLSYATNESFETRRYMWKETYR